A single genomic interval of Zunongwangia sp. HGR-M22 harbors:
- a CDS encoding single-stranded DNA-binding protein — MSTLRNSVKLIGHVGTQPEIVNLESGKKLAKFSIATNEFYKNAKGEKVSETQWHNLVAWGKTADIVENYVTKGKEIAVDGKLTSRSYEDKTGNKRYITEVICNEILLLGK, encoded by the coding sequence ATGAGTACTTTACGAAACAGCGTTAAATTGATTGGCCACGTAGGCACACAGCCCGAAATTGTAAATTTAGAATCTGGTAAAAAACTGGCAAAATTTTCTATCGCAACCAACGAATTTTACAAAAATGCCAAAGGAGAAAAGGTTTCTGAAACCCAATGGCATAATTTGGTAGCCTGGGGAAAGACAGCCGATATTGTAGAAAATTATGTAACCAAGGGAAAAGAGATTGCTGTGGACGGTAAACTTACTAGTAGAAGTTACGAGGATAAAACTGGCAATAAAAGATATATTACTGAGGTTATTTGCAATGAAATTCTTCTATTAGGGAAATAA